GCAAGAGCAGGGAACCGGCATGCAGCAAACCCTGGCGATTCATTTCGTCTAAGGCGAGCGGAATACTGGCGGACGACGTATTGCCGTAGCGTTCAATATTCAGATAGAATTTATCCGCTGCAACGTGCAGCTTGCTGCCGGCTAAATCGATGATGCGTTTGTTTGCCTGATGCGGCACAATGTAATCGATTTGATCCAGCGACAGATTTTCCTGCTGCAGCAGTGTCTGAACGTCCTGGCAGATTGCGTTGACAGCGTATTTGAACGTTTCCTGACCGTTCATCTGAACGTAAGGGGGCTCGGTCTTTTGCAGATAGTAAGGCGAATTACCGGCGAAATTGGGGATTTTGAGCACATCGCTGCCGCCTTTGACCGTAAAGACAGAGGCTAAGTAGTTGTTGCCCGTACCCAGGAGCAGCGCTCCGGCGCCGTCGCCAAAAATGACGCAGGTGTTGCGGTCATGCCAATCGACCAGGCGGCTCATTCGTTCCGTGCCAATCACTAAAATTTTCTGATAACCCAGGGCAAAGTAAGCGGAAGCGGTTTCCAGCAGGAAGAGAAAAGCCGAACATGCCGCATTGAGGTCAAAAGCCAAACAGGAAACACCCAGCTTTTCCTGAACCTGACAGGAAATAGACGGCGTGATCAATTCGCCGCTGACGGTTGCCGCCAGAATCAAATCGACTTCCGCCGCCGGACAGCCGCTGTTTTGCAATGCCTGCAAAGCAGCCTGATAAGCCAGATCCGCGGCAGTTTCATTGACACAGATATGCCGC
The window above is part of the Negativicutes bacterium genome. Proteins encoded here:
- a CDS encoding ketoacyl-ACP synthase III, with the protein product MSFSVLGTGSYVPAKIVTNNDLAQLVDTSDEWITQRVGVKERHICVNETAADLAYQAALQALQNSGCPAAEVDLILAATVSGELITPSISCQVQEKLGVSCLAFDLNAACSAFLFLLETASAYFALGYQKILVIGTERMSRLVDWHDRNTCVIFGDGAGALLLGTGNNYLASVFTVKGGSDVLKIPNFAGNSPYYLQKTEPPYVQMNGQETFKYAVNAICQDVQTLLQQENLSLDQIDYIVPHQANKRIIDLAGSKLHVAADKFYLNIERYGNTSSASIPLALDEMNRQGLLHAGSLLLLTAFGGGLANASCLLRW